GCTCCAGGTGAACGAATCAGGCAACGCCCCAACCAACGGCACCGCAGCGTTCAGTTGAAAATCCTGCACCACCACAGACCCGCTCGGGCTGGCCGCCAGCGGCAACAGTCCGCTGTCATAAAGGATGCTGCCGGGTGTGGCCTCGCCCGTCACCAGCGCCGGCCCATCATTGCTGTAGAACCGGACCTCGACCATTACGTTGCCCACAAAGCCGGCCTGCTGTGTATTGGTTCCCCAGTACTGGAAGGCAAAACGCGTCGGGTAACGCTCTGAGCTGTCCAGAATGATTTCGTTGCCGACCTTTGTCGAACCTGGAGCCAGGACTCTGGACAGGTCGTTGCTCCAGTTGTCATAAACCAGCACTTCGCTCTGGCTGGCATCCTGGGCTGTGGGCGCATCGAAACTCCAGGGCGTTCCGTTGGTGACGCTCTTGTTCCCCGGACAGCTCAATAAGGGAGGGGTCGTATCCACCACCGTCACGGTCTGGGTGCAGGTAGCCTGGAAATTGTCCTGATCAGTAGCCAGCCAACTGCGAGTGGCCGTGAAAGTTTGGCCGCAGCCGCTATTAGTTTGCGTACCCAGAAGCACGAGGGTTGTATTGCTGCCAGTGACGACCGGCGCGTCAAAGCCCCACGCAGCGCCCAATTCAATGGTGCGATTGGTCCCACAAGACAAGGTGGGCGGGACCCAAACCAGCAGGCTGGCTGAGTTGCTGACGCTGCCGTAGGGATTGCTCACTACTACAGTGTAGTCGCCTGTCTGGTCTGGCGTGGCATTGCTAAGGACCAGGGTGGCGTTGGTCTGATCAGGCAGGCTATTGGTCTCGTTGAAATACCATTGATAACTCAGCGGAGCCGTTCCCTGCGCGCCCACGGTGAACAGGGTTGTTCCACCATTGAGCACAAACTGATTTGTGGGCGGTTGGTTGACCTGCGGCGGAACCAGGCATTGCCCGCCTCCATCGCGCGAGGCAATCGCGGACAGCTCCAATTGCCAGCACTGAAGCGTCCCCACATCTCCCTGCACCTGATCCTCGACCTGTAATTGCCACAGTCCGTTGACGGCATTGCCACTCTTGCCTTGAAAGACCGACAGAGCCTCCTGCGGTTGAAACGTCCCTACGAACGGCGCGGAAGCGGAAGCAACACTGGCAGTAGCCCCGTCGAAAAAGACCGTCGCATTGGTGCACGCTGCTCCATAGTTTTGGCCGCTGTCGCCGTTGTTGGCGCTCAACAGCACCGACGTTCCATCCGGACCCAAAAGCGTCATCGTCAGGTCCGAATCGTACGGGTGCGTAATATAGACTGAAACCTTGATCTGGCCGACGTTTCCGTCAAAACCGCTCACCGAGACCGGCGAGGAAATACTGCCCAGGTCCGGAATGTCCGTAGGCGTGGTAGTCGAGGAGGCCGTCACTGGCGGACCAAGAGCCAGCGTGCTGAGTTGGAATGGCAGTAAAAAGGTGCTCTGGTCCGCCAACGTCAGCTTGAGCGTAAACTGCGCATTGGTACCAGAAATAAAAGAAGGCGTTGTGCTCAGGCGAAAAGGAGTCGTGAAAGTTGCGCTTCCCCCGGAGAGCAGCGCCGGCAGGCTTCGTGGGGCGGGATCGACCAGGACTTCAGGAGTGGTGGCAATGAGAACAGCAGTAATCCCGGTGAAAGACTGAGACATGGGATTCTGGAGTGTGACCAGCACATCGGCGCACTCGTTCGTATCCAGGCTGCCGTTGCCGTTAGCATCCTGCAACTGAACGGATTGGATGCTCACCTGGAACCCCGCCGACAGGGCTTGATCAGCCATCACAATTCCAAAACCGGCGTCACGATCCAACCCCGACTGCTCGATATCCAAGGTGGATTGGCTGAGAATGGATTTCACAGCACCGGCTGAAAGAAACGGGCAGTAGGACCATAATAAAGCCGCAATGGCGGCTGCGTGCGGGGCGGCAGCAGATGTGCCATAGAACGACGGGAATGAGGGCACGGCAGTCGTCACACCATCGGCGGCAGTCAAATCCGGCTTCTGGAACACTTGCCCTCCGGTTGAGGAGAAATTACCCGGTGTCATTGCACTGCCGTCCGGGTTGAAAAACATGTGGCGAGGCCCGTCCGAACTAAAGGATTCAACGGGATTGGCGGTCCCGCCTGAGAAGGGTTGAGGCGGGGAACTGGCCTTGGTTGCGGCCACGCAGAAGGCGTTGCTGGCGACCGATGCATTGTGCCCATGCGTTGCCCCTGGAGTGGAAATTGCCAACACACCCCGGCCTGTGCTGAGAGAGAGGTACCGGTCCGCGCCCGAGTACTTCACAATAACGATGCCATTCCCAGGATAGATAAAGGGAATGGTCTCGTAAGGGTCTCCAGTGCCATCCTGAACGTCGGTTGAACTGGCGATGATCGAGCCGGTGGAATCCAGCACATAGACATCATAATCATTCGTCGAGGCGCCCAGCGGGTCGGCCCAAAACAGGTTCACCATCTTGAAGCTACCCCCGCCATACATCAGAGTATTGTAATTGGTCCCGCCAAAATCATGGACCCGTCCGCCCCGCCCAATCGTAGCCGGGCCGCCGTCTTTAAAATCACCCTCCCACGTCCCGGCTGTCCCGTGATCGACGCTTCCCGAGTTTCCCGCAGAGGAGAAGAACAGTACACCGGCGGCGCTCACGTCATCAACCGCTTGGGCAATAGGCCCGTCCTGAAAAGGGGATTCGTTAAAATAAGTGACATCATCCACAATGATGTTGCAACCGGCAGCCTGCAGGTCTCGGATGTTTTGGGCGAAGCTCGCGATGCTACTAAAGGCCGTCGCGAAATAAAGGTCTGAACCCGGCGCAAGAGCATGAAGAATCTCGAGAATCGCTGTTCCTTCGCCATTACCGGTACCCGACTGACCCGGCAGCACCGTGACCGTCGAAAGTTGCCCTGCGGTTTGGACCTGCGAGAGGTAATCCACGCTATCCGACAACACTCCGATCTTTATCCCCGTGCCATCCACACCAAACCTCTGGCGCGCAACGTCCGCACGGTGAGCGATATCGCCTTCATGGCAAACGGACCCACTCGCATTAACCATCGCCCCGTCCGCTGGCCGAACCGAGCGCACTTCTGCCTGGGCGGCCAGCGGCTCGATGCCGTCCAGTGGAACCAAAGCGCGCACCGCCCGATAACGTTGGAAGCTGTTGACGACTACACCCCCGTTCTGCCGTATAAAATCCAGCAACCCGGGAGTCACTTCGGCGTTCAAGTCCACCAGCACCCGCCCGTCGCGCTCGAGCTTCAACACCGGCTTTAACGACGGCAGATTGCGGCTCAGGAATTTCTGATGCCGCTCGCGCAAGGAATAAATCAGTTGCGAATCGATTTTCCTTTGCGCGGGAGTGCGCGAGGCCTTTTCGTCCTGGAGAATTTGGATTTGATCGCGCGTATGCGCGCTGATGTCTCGTGGCGCTGCTGAGGCTATTTGAACTCCGATGGCGCACAGAAAAACGGGCAACCAAAAGAGCGGGGCGAGCGCCGCACGCCACATCGCCGGATTTGATGTTGGGTTGGAGACTTCCTTCTTTGCAAAGCAGTTCTTACTGGGATGAGATAGACTGCATAGAGAGGGACCCCTCTCCCCAGCCCTCTCCCCTTCGGAAGGGGAGAGGGAGAATCCTCGGCAGGTTACAGTTGTAGCGTATGTTGCAGACTCCTCTGTAATAGGCGAGGACTTCACTGCGGCACAGGGATTCCTTTTGCGCATCGAGAACCTGTTCAACGGTCTCGACGACCACCTCCAACCCTTTGAAACCCGCATCCCCGAGCACAGTTTAGAGAGCACTTTAATTTCGAATTCAAATGACTAGCGAACACCGTGGCGCGACTATGAGCGGGCCCGAAGGTTTTTCAAGCAAAATCTGGGCCAATCTTTGGAGATCAGTCTCAAAGCCGAAAGAATTCCCGCGCCGTATTGGTGGTAGCCGCCGCTACCTCGGAGGCCGGTTTCGAGAGGCATTCAGCGACCGTCTGGAGGACGTACCGCAGAAAGGCAGGTTCATTCCGGCCATCCTTGGGTCTGCTGGGCATCGTTCGTGGAAGGAGGAAAGGCGCGTCGGTTTCGATCATCAGGCGGTCGAGCGGGATGTCCTGAACCAGCTCACGCAGATGCGTGCCTCGGCGCTCATCACAAATCCAGCCCGTGATACCGATGTGCAAGCCCATCCCGAGGTAAGTCCTCAGGTCCTCGCGCGTGCCCGTGAAGCAGTGAAGCACAGCGGGCACTTTCTTTCGCGCTTTCGCCAGGATTTCGCAGAATCGCTGCCGGGCGTCCCGCTCGTGCAAAAAGAGCGGCATCTCCAACTCCTCTGCCAGGGCGACCTGCGCCTCGAACCACTTCTCCTGTTGCGGTCTGGGGGAGTAATCACGGTTAAAATCCAGGCCGCATTCGCCTATTGCCACCACCTCGTTGGCGGCCGCCAGCTCGCGGAGTTCGGAAATGGTTGCGTCAGTGCAGTTCCGGCTGTCGTGGGGATGGACCCCGGCCGTTGCGAACAGCCGGCCTGGGTATTCGCGCGCAATGCGAACCCCTTCGTGACTGCCGGCAACACTGGCGCCGGTGATGATCAGAGTGCGCACCCCGGCAGCGAAAGCCCTTCCTATCACTTGCTTTCGATCGGGGTCAAATGACCGATGCGCCAGGTTTGCTCCGATATCAGTGATGTCATGCAATTGGTCCATAACGTTGGCTCAGGGTTGCCGTGTTTTACGTCGAGGGAAAGCTTTTGACTGGAGAGGTGTGCCCGCCTCTTGCGCTACCGTGCAGCATTGCTGTTTCTCATCCTTGCCTGGAGGGCAGGGATTCGTAAAAAAAGCGAGGCTGGCGTGCTCCAGCCTCGCTTTGAATTCGCCCGCTTGCGAAGGGGCAGGCGAAGCGCCTGCCCCTCGCTTTGATTCAGTCCCTCCCGTAACAGGGCAAGGGGACGCTCTGCCCTGCTGGCGCTTAATAATCCATGTCGCCCATGCCGCCGCCGTGGCCGCCCGGCATCGGAGCTTTCTTCTCCTTCTCGGGGATTTCGGTCACGAGGCATTCGGTCGTCAGGAGCAGTCCGGCAATCGAAGCCGCATTCTGCAGGGCCGTGCGGGTGACTTTCTTCGGATCGACCACCCCGGCCTTAACGAGGTCTTCATACACGCCGGTCGAGACATTGTAGCCGTCGTTGCCTTTGCGGCGTTTGACTTCCTGGACCACTACCGAGCCTTCCACGCCCGCGTTGTCGGCCAAGGCGCGGGTTGGGAACTCGACGGCCCGTTTAACAATGTCCACGCCGATGCGTTCATCGTCGTTCTCGGGCTTGACGGTGTCGATGGCCGAGAGGCAGCGCAACAGCGCCACGCCGCCGCCAGGGACAATGCCCTCTTCGACCGCCGCGCGGGTTGCATGAAGGGCGTCTTCGACACGGGCCTTCTTCTCCTTCATCTCGGTTTCGGTGGCTGCGCCGACATTAATGACGGCCACGCCGCCGGCGAGTTTAGCCAGGCGTTCCTGGAGCTTCTCGCGATCGTAATCGGAGGTGGTCTCCTCGATCTGGCGCCGAATCTGATTGACCCGGCCCTGGATTTCGGAGCTCTTGCCGCCGCCCTCGACGAGGGTGGTGTTTTCTTTATCGACCACCACGCTCTTGGCGCGGCCAAGGTCATCGAGGCTGAGGCTCTCGAGCTTGATGCCAAGGTCCTCGCTCATGAACTTGCCGCCAGTCAGGATGGCGATGTCCTCGCACATGGCCTTGCGGCGGTCGCCGAACCCGGGGGCCTTGACGGCGCAGACGTTAAGCGTGCCGCGCAGTTTGTTGACCACCAGGGTAGCCAGGGCTTCACCCTCGACTTCTTCGGCAATGATCAACATCGGTTTGCCAACTTTGGCCACTTTTTCCAGGATCGGCAGCAGGTCCTTGAGGCTGCTGATTTTCTTTTCGTAAATCAGGACGTAAGCATCCTCGAGGCGGCATTCCATCGTCTCGGCGTTGGTGACGAAGTAAGGCGACAGATACCCCTTGTCGAACTGCATGCCCTCCACCACATCGAGAGTGGTTTCGATGGATTTGGCTTCCTCGACGGTAATCGTGCCGTCCTTGCCCACCTTATCCATGGCGTCGGCGATAATCTCGCCGATGGTGTTGTCCCAGTTGGCCGAGACAGTGGCGACCTGTTTGATCTCCTCTTTGTCTTTGACCTTCTTGGCGATCTTATCGAGCTGCTCGACGGCGGCGGCCACGGCCTTATTGACCCCGCGTTGAATGCCAATGGGATTGGCGCCCGAGGTGACGTACTTCAGGCCTTCCCGGAAGATGGCCTCGGCCAGCACCGTTGCGGTAGTGGTGCCGTCACCGGCGGCATCGCTGGTTTTGCTGGCGACCTCGCGCACCATTTGCGCGCCCATGTTCTCATAGGGGTCTTCCAGCTCGATCTCCTTGGCGACGGTCACCCCGTCTTTGGTCACGGTGGGTGAACCGAATTTCTTGTCGAGCACCACATTGCGGCCCTTGGGACCGAGCGTTGCGGCCACGGCTCGAGCCAGTTTGCTGACCCCCTTCAAGAGGGTCTGACGAGCGTTCTCGTCGAAGATTAATTGTTTTGCTGCCATACGTTGCTAATTATTAGTTGAATGTTAAACGTGATTATTCCAGGACGGCCAGGACGTCATCCGAGTTAAGTATCTTGTATTCCTTGCCATCGAGCTTGATTTCCGTGCCGCCGTACTTGCTGACGAGCACGC
The nucleotide sequence above comes from Verrucomicrobiia bacterium. Encoded proteins:
- a CDS encoding S8 family serine peptidase; translation: MWRAALAPLFWLPVFLCAIGVQIASAAPRDISAHTRDQIQILQDEKASRTPAQRKIDSQLIYSLRERHQKFLSRNLPSLKPVLKLERDGRVLVDLNAEVTPGLLDFIRQNGGVVVNSFQRYRAVRALVPLDGIEPLAAQAEVRSVRPADGAMVNASGSVCHEGDIAHRADVARQRFGVDGTGIKIGVLSDSVDYLSQVQTAGQLSTVTVLPGQSGTGNGEGTAILEILHALAPGSDLYFATAFSSIASFAQNIRDLQAAGCNIIVDDVTYFNESPFQDGPIAQAVDDVSAAGVLFFSSAGNSGSVDHGTAGTWEGDFKDGGPATIGRGGRVHDFGGTNYNTLMYGGGSFKMVNLFWADPLGASTNDYDVYVLDSTGSIIASSTDVQDGTGDPYETIPFIYPGNGIVIVKYSGADRYLSLSTGRGVLAISTPGATHGHNASVASNAFCVAATKASSPPQPFSGGTANPVESFSSDGPRHMFFNPDGSAMTPGNFSSTGGQVFQKPDLTAADGVTTAVPSFPSFYGTSAAAPHAAAIAALLWSYCPFLSAGAVKSILSQSTLDIEQSGLDRDAGFGIVMADQALSAGFQVSIQSVQLQDANGNGSLDTNECADVLVTLQNPMSQSFTGITAVLIATTPEVLVDPAPRSLPALLSGGSATFTTPFRLSTTPSFISGTNAQFTLKLTLADQSTFLLPFQLSTLALGPPVTASSTTTPTDIPDLGSISSPVSVSGFDGNVGQIKVSVYITHPYDSDLTMTLLGPDGTSVLLSANNGDSGQNYGAACTNATVFFDGATASVASASAPFVGTFQPQEALSVFQGKSGNAVNGLWQLQVEDQVQGDVGTLQCWQLELSAIASRDGGGQCLVPPQVNQPPTNQFVLNGGTTLFTVGAQGTAPLSYQWYFNETNSLPDQTNATLVLSNATPDQTGDYTVVVSNPYGSVSNSASLLVWVPPTLSCGTNRTIELGAAWGFDAPVVTGSNTTLVLLGTQTNSGCGQTFTATRSWLATDQDNFQATCTQTVTVVDTTPPLLSCPGNKSVTNGTPWSFDAPTAQDASQSEVLVYDNWSNDLSRVLAPGSTKVGNEIILDSSERYPTRFAFQYWGTNTQQAGFVGNVMVEVRFYSNDGPALVTGEATPGSILYDSGLLPLAASPSGSVVVQDFQLNAAVPLVGALPDSFTWS
- a CDS encoding TatD family hydrolase — protein: MDQLHDITDIGANLAHRSFDPDRKQVIGRAFAAGVRTLIITGASVAGSHEGVRIAREYPGRLFATAGVHPHDSRNCTDATISELRELAAANEVVAIGECGLDFNRDYSPRPQQEKWFEAQVALAEELEMPLFLHERDARQRFCEILAKARKKVPAVLHCFTGTREDLRTYLGMGLHIGITGWICDERRGTHLRELVQDIPLDRLMIETDAPFLLPRTMPSRPKDGRNEPAFLRYVLQTVAECLSKPASEVAAATTNTAREFFRL
- the groL gene encoding chaperonin GroEL (60 kDa chaperone family; promotes refolding of misfolded polypeptides especially under stressful conditions; forms two stacked rings of heptamers to form a barrel-shaped 14mer; ends can be capped by GroES; misfolded proteins enter the barrel where they are refolded when GroES binds), yielding MAAKQLIFDENARQTLLKGVSKLARAVAATLGPKGRNVVLDKKFGSPTVTKDGVTVAKEIELEDPYENMGAQMVREVASKTSDAAGDGTTTATVLAEAIFREGLKYVTSGANPIGIQRGVNKAVAAAVEQLDKIAKKVKDKEEIKQVATVSANWDNTIGEIIADAMDKVGKDGTITVEEAKSIETTLDVVEGMQFDKGYLSPYFVTNAETMECRLEDAYVLIYEKKISSLKDLLPILEKVAKVGKPMLIIAEEVEGEALATLVVNKLRGTLNVCAVKAPGFGDRRKAMCEDIAILTGGKFMSEDLGIKLESLSLDDLGRAKSVVVDKENTTLVEGGGKSSEIQGRVNQIRRQIEETTSDYDREKLQERLAKLAGGVAVINVGAATETEMKEKKARVEDALHATRAAVEEGIVPGGGVALLRCLSAIDTVKPENDDERIGVDIVKRAVEFPTRALADNAGVEGSVVVQEVKRRKGNDGYNVSTGVYEDLVKAGVVDPKKVTRTALQNAASIAGLLLTTECLVTEIPEKEKKAPMPGGHGGGMGDMDY